Proteins encoded by one window of Microplitis demolitor isolate Queensland-Clemson2020A chromosome 6, iyMicDemo2.1a, whole genome shotgun sequence:
- the LOC103573178 gene encoding phosphatidylserine lipase ABHD16A, which yields MSLLKSIWECLLSPRLYKYQETTWKAYEPNGFERWGDHVITSFATLWSLSIWAVPIISPFIFRRNYSLVENVYTLSKFFAGAGVIFIASLAVRGYARANNPTYIKFIKTLTKAQRAYNDESKEALLKYDFEFWAWPADFHVLSLERPDGKKRIVLQKNSSRSSRRGGKDLIIAVPCKIVSYIVANTVAVKLMYPGSMTVINLAMRATMLQGRMDLLDAGGKRSKLRTINKNDIDTMFIDRRHKSSNGHILVITCEGNCGFYETGIVTTPMNKGYSVLGWNHPGFGGSTGSPFPEGEIDGMEAVMRYAIEKLEFPEERIIIYGWSIGGYTATWAAMNYPGIHGLVLDATFDDVLPLAISRMPAAIDGIVRTVIREYLNLNVIDQLKGYNGRVLLVRRTDDEIMCTPTSNLSDNRANILLTKLLMYRYPYLFTDCRESLEVLNKYLEHPTRDASSNSTKSLVVRTQGLFSSGNPINESLCLEKIINSLDKNNEVISYPSNLGEDCDAETKQQLVIYLANKYMEDQVSQHCSPLITDLFHPGWNPRSILKPKAT from the exons atgtctttattaaaaagtatctgGGAATGTTTACTAAGCCCGCGTTTATACAAATACCAGGAAACAACTTGG aAAGCCTACGAGCCAAATGGTTTTGAACGATGGGGAGACCATGTCATCACATCA tttGCAACTCTATGGTCTCTAAGTATCTGGGCAGTTCCCATCATATCGCCATTTATTTTCCGCCGTAATTATTCATTGGTAGAAAATGTTTACacactttcaaaattttttgctggCGCGGGAGTTATTTTCATAGCATCTTTGGCAGTCAGAGGATATGCTAGAGCTAATAATCCCacgtatattaaatttattaagacCTTGACCAAAGCACAGCGAGCTTACAATGATGAATCTAAAGAGGCTCTTCTTAAATATGATTTTGAATTCTGGGCATGGCCTGCTGATTTCCACGTCCTTTCATTAgaaag gccagatggaaaaaaaagaatagtgttacaaaaaaattcaagtagaTCGTCTAGAAGAGGAGGTAAAGATTTAATAATTGCAGTACCTTGTAAAATAGTATCGTATATTGTTGCCAATACTGTTGCTGTAAAGCTGATGTACCCTGGCAGCATGACTGTGATAAATTTAGCGATGA GAGCGACAATGCTGCAAGGTAGAATGGATCTGCTGGACGCCGGCGGAAAGAGATCAAAGCTgcgaacaataaataaaaatgacatcgACACGATGTTTATTGATCGACGTCACAA gtCATCTAACGGTCATATACTTGTGATAACTTGTGAAGGTAACTGCGGGTTCTATGAAACAGGAATTGTAACAACGCCTATGAATAAAGGATACTCTGTTCTTGGATGGAATCACCCTGGCTTTGGTGGTAGCACT GGGTCGCCGTTTCCCGAGGGTGAAATTGACGGCATGGAAGCTGTGATGCGATACGCTATTGAAAAACTAGAATTTCCTGaagaaagaataataatttatggcTGGAGTATCGGCGGTTACACGGCCACGTGGGCTGCGATGAATTACCCGGGTATTCATGGCTTAGTTCTTGACGCTACGTTTGATGATGTCCTTCCACTGGCTATTTCGCGGATGCCCGCGGCGATTGATGGCATCGTTCGCACAGTTATCAgagaatatttgaatttgaatgtCATTGATCAGCTGAAAGGTTACAATGGACGTGTGCTCCTGGTTCGTCGTACTGATGATGAAATAATGTGCACACCCACAAGCAATTTGTCGGATAATCGCGCGAATATATTGCTCACTAAATTACTCATGTATCGGTatccttatttatttactgactGCAGAGAAAGTCTGGAGGTCCTGAATAAATATCTTGAGCATCCTACTCGTGATGCCAGTAGTAATTCGACTAAATCTCTTGTTGTCAGGACgcaag gaCTATTTAGCAGCGGTAATCCTATTAATGAAAGCCTTtgtctagaaaaaataattaatagtttggataaaaataatgaggtCATAAGTTATCCGTCAAATTTAGGTGAAGATTGTGATGCTGAAACTAAACAGCAACTTGTTATTTATCTT gcaaataaatatatggagGATCAAGTATCTCAACACTGCTCTCCCCTAATAACTGATCTGTTTCATCCAGGATGGAATCCTCGAAGTATATTGAAGCCCAAGGCTACGTAA
- the LOC103573186 gene encoding putative RNA polymerase II subunit B1 CTD phosphatase rpap2 codes for MSTKAARARINRANQIKAAKAARSMPTAILLEKKAVCDAKALTIVEKLIEPQVDVQWMLENLQHINLSHMEDVAEERAITKICGYVLCDNPLTKVVNKKYSISAMRNKVYDVEAVKNYCCFSCYKSMTYIMEQMLTSPLWLRSYEEIPKFKIMEKSNKRDISIPGVEINILGVQLPKEDLPKKKKVKNNKGEESEEDQGELGRDDEELGRDDNEGLERDDDDDDEELERERDDHDIKNKTMDQNVDVLVEKLKKVVKFTDEQLKVKEKNNLLINKTTEKSNDKDSIFKSRRAAIKKENTDDSESKSYVKKTQNKIPVFFTETLTERLKNNFSQLVTANTIKFLHGKKTEKQSIFQNIRNQEKYARLCDKLNQLDLDDLEDLEPKVSNDLRPAPHFEVLKEQAKDLVIKVNAFYKGNLEVEPPVKEDEQDDKESDTVIPLTDAHAPIALRKRIFLDKLDKVVPDLLPTLSGPGCIEYDYSIERVTALKSIVSTFNLTAKNIVFKTAEWTVVGLLMIKMLAFIDPLIKSLLSTKHAASRISLILMSYDLEPDHLDNLIKSLIGTTETIEELPSDD; via the exons atgagtacaAAGGCAGCTAGAGCTCGAATAAATCGAGCTAATCAAATAAAAGCTGCTAAAGCTGCTAG atCAATGCCAACAGCTATTTTATTAGAGAAGAAAGCAGTTTGTGATGCAAAAGCACTGACAATTGTTGAAAAACTCATAGAACCACAAGTTGATGTTCAATGGATGCTGGAAAat tTACAGCATATTAATCTTTCGCATATGGAAGACGTTGCTGAAGAAAGAGCGATAACTAAAATATGCGGATACGTTTTGTGTGACAATCCATTAACGAAAGTTGTGAATAAAAAGTACTCGATATCAGCAATGAGGAACAAAGTTTATGATGTTGAGGCGGTGAAAAATTACTGCTGCTTTTCGTGTTATAAATCAATGACTTACATTATGGAGCAGATGCTGACTAGTCCACTTTGGTTGAGAAGTTATGAAGAAATTCCAAAGTTTAAGATCATGGAGAAAAGTAATAAGAGAGATATCAGTATACCTGGAGTTGAGATTAATATTTTGGGGGTACAATTGCCCAAAGAGGATTTaccgaaaaagaaaaaagttaagaataaTAAAGGAGAAGAGAGTGAGGAAGATCAGGGAGAGTTGGGGAGAGATGATGAAGAATTGGGGAGAGATGACAATGAAGGATTAGAAagagatgatgatgatgatgatgaagaattGGAAAGAGAAAGGGATGATCATgacatcaaaaataaaacaatggaCCAAAACGTTGATGTTttggttgaaaaattaaagaaagttgtaaaatttacagatGAACAATtgaaagtaaaggaaaaaaataatttattgataaataaaactacagaaaaaagtaatgataaggattcgatttttaaatctagGAGAGCTgctattaaaaaagaaaatactgATGACAGTGAATCGAAAAGTTATGTAAAGAAAACCCAAAATAAGATACCggtattttttactgaaacaTTGACTGAaagacttaaaaataatttcagtcAACTGGTGACAGCCAACACGATAAAGTTTCTACATGGAAAGAAGACAGAAAAACAGAGTATATTTCAAAACATCAggaatcaagaaaaatatgCGCGATTGTGTGACAAACTCAACCAACTAGATTTGGACGATCTTGAAGATCTAGAGCCTAAGGTTTCGAATGACTTGAGGCCTGCGCCACATTTCGAGGTCCTGAAGGAACAAGCCAAGGACCTGGTTATTAAAGTAAATGCTTTTTACAAAGGTAACTTGGAAGTTGAACCACCGGTTAAAGAGGATGAGCAAGATGACAAAGAGTCGGATACTGTGATACCGCTGACTGATGCTCATGCACCCATTGCTTTgagaaaaagaattttccTCGACAAACTTGATAAAGT GGTACCAGATCTACTGCCAACACTTTCTGGACCCGGTTGCATCGAGTACGATTACTCTATCGAACGTGTTACTGCTCTTAAGTCAATAGTCAGTACATTTAATCTCAcagctaaaaatattgtatttaaaacaGCAGAGTGGACAGTTGTAGGTCTTCTGATGATTAAGAT gCTGGCTTTCATTGATCCATTGATCAAATCTTTACTGTCAACTAAACACGCAGCTTCTCGTATCTCATTAATTTTGATGTCCTACGATCTAGAACCTGATCATCtagacaatttaataaaatctttgaTAGGCACAACAGAAACCATAGAAGAACTTCCAAGTGAtgattaa